The Pantoea sp. At-9b genome includes a window with the following:
- the sapB gene encoding putrescine export ABC transporter permease SapB, giving the protein MIIYILRRLLLLIITLFLLSLVSFSLSYFTPNAPLEGASLFDAWWFWFKGLLQLDFGVSSTNGQLIDLQLREVFPATLELCILAFMLALLVGIPLGICAGVMRNKWQDKAISALALLGFSMPVFWLALLFTLFFSLTLGWLPVSGRFDLLYPVQNVTGFALIDAWLSHSPWRREMLISTLTHMILPVIVLAVAPTTEVIRLLRGSTSEVMDKNYVKAAATRGLSRFTVIRRHVLHNALPPVIPRLGLQFSTMLTLAMITEVVFNWPGLGRWLINAIRQQDYAAISAGVMVVGSLVIVVNVLSDIIGAALNPLKHKEWYALR; this is encoded by the coding sequence ATGATCATTTATATACTGCGTCGCCTGCTGCTGCTGATCATTACGCTGTTTTTGCTGTCGCTGGTGAGTTTCAGCCTCAGTTATTTCACCCCCAACGCACCGCTGGAAGGCGCATCGTTGTTTGATGCCTGGTGGTTCTGGTTTAAAGGCTTGTTGCAACTCGATTTTGGCGTTTCCAGCACCAACGGCCAGTTGATTGATCTCCAGCTCCGTGAAGTGTTCCCCGCCACGCTCGAACTGTGCATTCTGGCGTTTATGCTGGCGCTGCTGGTGGGCATCCCGCTCGGCATTTGCGCCGGGGTGATGCGGAATAAGTGGCAGGACAAAGCCATCAGCGCGCTGGCACTGCTTGGCTTCTCCATGCCGGTGTTCTGGCTGGCGCTGCTGTTCACCCTGTTCTTCTCGTTAACCCTTGGCTGGCTGCCGGTGTCCGGGCGCTTTGATTTGCTCTATCCGGTGCAGAACGTTACCGGTTTTGCGCTGATTGATGCCTGGCTGAGTCATTCACCGTGGCGGCGTGAAATGTTGATCAGCACCCTGACGCATATGATTTTACCGGTGATTGTGCTGGCGGTAGCGCCGACCACCGAAGTGATTCGCCTGCTGCGTGGCAGTACCAGCGAGGTGATGGATAAGAACTATGTCAAAGCGGCGGCCACGCGTGGCTTATCACGCTTTACCGTGATTCGCCGTCACGTGTTGCATAATGCGCTGCCGCCGGTGATCCCGCGTCTGGGTTTGCAATTCTCCACCATGCTGACGCTGGCGATGATCACGGAGGTGGTATTCAACTGGCCGGGGCTGGGGCGTTGGCTGATTAACGCCATCCGTCAGCAGGATTATGCGGCGATTTCCGCCGGTGTGATGGTGGTGGGTAGCCTGGTGATTGTGGTTAACGTCTTGTCTGACATTATTGGGGCGGCGCTTAACCCGTTGAAGCATAAGGAATGGTATGCCCTACGATAA
- the sapC gene encoding putrescine export ABC transporter permease SapC, with protein MPYDNIYAEKRQPGTFRLSWQRFYHDTSAMIGLYGFGALLFLCLFGGLLAPYGIDQQFLGYQLLPPSWSRYGDVSFFLGTDDLGRDVLSRLLSGVAPTVGSAILVTLLAGFCALLLGVLAGITHGLRSAVMNHVLDTLLSIPSLLLAIIVVAFLGPRLEHAMLAVWLALIPRLVREIYTAVHDEMEKEYVVALRLDGARNLNILWSAVLPNVLPLLVGEFTRSLSMAILDIAALGFLDLGAQLPSPEWGAMLGDSLELIYVAPWTVMLPGAALMVSVLIVNLLGDGIRRAVEAGAE; from the coding sequence ATGCCCTACGATAATATCTACGCCGAAAAACGGCAGCCCGGCACCTTCCGCCTTAGCTGGCAGCGTTTTTACCACGACACCAGCGCGATGATTGGCCTGTACGGCTTTGGTGCGTTGCTGTTCCTGTGCCTGTTTGGTGGCTTGCTCGCCCCCTATGGCATCGATCAGCAATTCCTTGGCTACCAACTGTTGCCGCCTTCGTGGTCACGCTATGGCGATGTATCGTTCTTTCTCGGCACCGATGATCTGGGGCGCGATGTATTAAGCCGTCTGCTGAGCGGCGTGGCACCCACAGTAGGTTCGGCCATTCTGGTCACGCTGTTAGCCGGCTTCTGCGCCTTGTTGCTCGGCGTGCTGGCTGGCATTACGCACGGTCTGCGCTCGGCGGTGATGAATCACGTGCTGGATACCCTGCTGTCGATTCCGTCGCTGCTGCTGGCGATCATCGTGGTGGCGTTTCTCGGCCCACGTCTCGAACATGCGATGCTGGCGGTGTGGCTGGCGCTGATCCCGCGACTGGTGCGCGAAATCTACACCGCCGTGCATGACGAAATGGAAAAAGAGTATGTGGTGGCGTTGCGTCTTGATGGTGCGCGCAACCTGAATATTCTGTGGAGCGCGGTGCTGCCCAATGTGCTGCCGCTGCTGGTGGGTGAATTTACCCGCTCCCTGTCGATGGCGATCCTCGATATCGCGGCCCTCGGCTTTCTTGATCTTGGCGCACAACTGCCTTCGCCCGAATGGGGCGCGATGCTGGGTGACTCGCTGGAACTGATTTATGTCGCCCCCTGGACGGTGATGCTGCCTGGCGCGGCGCTGATGGTGAGCGTGTTGATTGTTAACCTGCTGGGCGATGGCATCCGTCGCGCCGTAGAAGCGGGAGCTGAATAA
- the sapD gene encoding putrescine export ABC transporter ATP-binding protein SapD, with translation MPLLDIRNLTIEFMTADGPVKAVDRINLTLTEGEVRGLVGESGSGKSLVAKAICGVTKDNWRVTADRMRFDDIDLLRLSPRERRRIVGHNVSMIFQEPQSCLDPSESIGRQLMQAIPGWTFKGRWYQRLWFWRKARAIELLHRVGIKDHKDIMRSFPYELTEGECQKVMIAIALANQPRLLIADEPTNAMEPTTQAQIFRLLSRLNQNNNTTILLISHDLRTMSQWADRINVMYCGQTVETAQSEDLMGTPHHPYTQALIRAMPDFGSALPHKSRLNTLTGAIPSLEHLPIGCRLGPRCPYAQRKCIETPRLNGNKAHLYACHFPLNMEGQ, from the coding sequence ATGCCGTTACTCGATATCCGCAATCTGACCATCGAATTTATGACCGCCGACGGGCCGGTGAAAGCGGTCGACCGTATCAATCTGACCCTGACCGAAGGCGAAGTGCGCGGACTGGTCGGCGAATCCGGCTCCGGCAAAAGCCTGGTGGCGAAAGCCATCTGTGGCGTCACCAAAGATAACTGGCGCGTCACCGCCGACCGTATGCGGTTCGATGATATCGATTTGCTGCGCCTTTCGCCGCGTGAACGCCGCCGTATTGTCGGCCATAACGTGTCGATGATCTTCCAGGAACCGCAATCCTGTCTCGATCCCTCAGAAAGCATTGGCCGCCAGTTGATGCAGGCCATCCCTGGCTGGACGTTTAAAGGTCGCTGGTATCAGCGGTTGTGGTTCTGGCGCAAAGCGCGCGCCATTGAGTTGCTGCACCGCGTCGGTATCAAAGATCATAAAGACATCATGCGTAGCTTCCCCTATGAGCTGACCGAAGGGGAGTGCCAGAAAGTGATGATTGCCATCGCGCTGGCGAATCAGCCGCGCCTGTTGATCGCCGATGAACCCACTAACGCGATGGAGCCGACCACCCAGGCGCAGATCTTCCGCCTGTTGAGCCGCCTCAACCAGAACAACAACACCACCATTTTGCTGATCAGCCATGATTTGCGCACCATGAGCCAATGGGCGGACCGCATCAACGTGATGTATTGCGGCCAGACGGTGGAAACCGCGCAGAGCGAAGATCTGATGGGAACGCCCCACCATCCTTACACTCAGGCATTGATCCGCGCGATGCCGGATTTCGGTAGCGCATTGCCGCATAAAAGCCGTCTGAATACCCTGACCGGTGCCATTCCGTCGCTGGAACATCTGCCGATTGGCTGCCGCCTCGGCCCCCGCTGCCCCTATGCGCAGCGCAAATGCATCGAAACACCGCGCCTTAACGGCAACAAAGCGCATCTGTACGCCTGCCACTTCCCGCTGAATATGGAGGGCCAGTAA
- the sapF gene encoding putrescine export ABC transporter ATP-binding protein SapF — translation METLLEVRNLSKTFRYRTGLFRRQHVEAVKDVSFTLRDKQTLAIIGENGSGKSTLAKMLSGMVPPTEGQILIDDHPLEYGDYGYRSQRIRMIFQDPSTSLNPRQRVSQILDFPLRLNTELDDEEREKRIIATLRQVGLLRDHAGYYPHMLAPGQKQRLALARALILQPKVIIADEALASLDMTMRSQLVNLMLELQEKHGISYIYVTQHIGMMKHISDQVLVMHQGEVVERGGTADVLASPLHELTKRLIASHFGEALTAEAWRRER, via the coding sequence ATGGAAACGCTGCTTGAAGTGCGTAACCTGAGCAAAACCTTCCGTTATCGCACCGGGTTGTTTCGCCGCCAGCATGTCGAAGCGGTGAAAGACGTGAGTTTTACCCTGCGCGATAAACAGACGCTGGCGATTATTGGTGAGAACGGCTCCGGCAAATCGACGCTGGCGAAGATGTTGAGCGGTATGGTGCCGCCGACCGAGGGACAAATCCTGATTGACGATCATCCGCTGGAATATGGTGACTACGGCTATCGTAGCCAGCGTATCCGCATGATTTTCCAGGACCCGTCAACCTCGCTCAATCCACGGCAGCGCGTCAGTCAGATCCTTGATTTTCCCTTGCGGCTGAATACCGAACTGGACGATGAAGAGCGTGAGAAGCGGATTATCGCCACGCTGCGCCAGGTCGGTTTGCTGCGCGATCATGCCGGTTATTACCCGCATATGTTGGCACCGGGCCAGAAACAGCGCCTGGCGCTGGCGCGTGCACTGATCCTGCAACCCAAGGTGATTATCGCCGATGAAGCCCTGGCGTCGCTGGATATGACCATGCGCTCGCAACTGGTCAATTTGATGCTGGAACTTCAGGAGAAGCACGGCATCTCCTATATTTATGTCACGCAGCACATTGGGATGATGAAGCATATCAGCGATCAGGTGCTGGTGATGCATCAGGGCGAAGTGGTGGAGCGTGGCGGTACCGCCGATGTGCTGGCTTCCCCGCTACACGAGCTGACCAAACGACTGATTGCCAGTCATTTTGGCGAAGCACTAACCGCCGAAGCCTGGCGGCGTGAACGTTGA
- the fabI gene encoding enoyl-ACP reductase FabI — protein MGFLSGKRILITGVASKLSIAYGIAQAMHKQGAELAFTYQNDKLKGRVEEFAKDLGSDIVLPCDVAEDESITALFTELAKTWPKFDGFVHSIGFAPGDQLDGDYVNAVTREGFKIAHDISAYSFVAMAKECRAMLNPNSALLTLSYLGAERAIPNYNVMGLAKASLEANVRYMANAMGPEGVRVNAVSAGPIRTLAASGIKDFRKMLAHCEAVTPIRRTVTIEDVGNSAAFLCSDLAGGITGEVVHVDGGFSIAAMNELELK, from the coding sequence ATGGGTTTTCTTTCCGGTAAGCGCATTCTGATTACTGGCGTTGCCAGTAAACTTTCCATTGCCTACGGTATTGCGCAGGCGATGCACAAACAGGGCGCAGAGCTGGCTTTCACCTACCAGAACGACAAACTGAAAGGTCGTGTGGAAGAGTTTGCTAAAGATTTGGGTTCAGACATTGTTCTGCCGTGCGATGTGGCAGAAGACGAGAGCATCACTGCGCTGTTCACCGAACTGGCAAAAACCTGGCCGAAATTTGACGGTTTCGTTCACTCCATTGGTTTCGCCCCGGGCGACCAGTTGGATGGCGACTATGTAAACGCCGTTACCCGTGAAGGCTTCAAAATCGCTCACGACATCAGCGCCTACAGCTTTGTTGCGATGGCCAAAGAGTGCCGTGCGATGCTGAACCCGAACTCAGCACTGCTGACCCTGTCTTATCTGGGCGCAGAGCGCGCGATCCCGAACTATAACGTGATGGGTCTGGCAAAAGCGTCTCTGGAAGCCAACGTGCGTTACATGGCGAATGCCATGGGCCCGGAAGGCGTGCGTGTTAACGCCGTGTCAGCCGGTCCGATCCGTACTCTGGCGGCGTCAGGCATCAAAGATTTCCGTAAGATGCTGGCACACTGCGAAGCGGTCACCCCGATTCGCCGTACCGTAACTATCGAAGACGTGGGTAACTCTGCGGCCTTCCTGTGTTCCGACCTGGCCGGTGGTATCACGGGTGAAGTGGTCCACGTTGATGGCGGCTTCAGCATTGCCGCGATGAACGAGCTGGAACTGAAATAA
- a CDS encoding oxidoreductase gives MEQRRSPGHDQWFYESQTRPQHSAVAPLVPEAAHLDDRFLLGLQQEASALQPLLQRFQPALLAARDLSQILFPDSLTTTLTHTLTLYDRLSTALTVAQVAGVQRLCNHYAARLNPLPGPDSSRESNNRLTQITQYARQLAMQPALITANSINALDAVGLTEPDIVTLNQLVGFVSYQARVVAGLQAMIGLPVRWIPGVSPPADADAALFQPSPSWQPALKPVELRYASAEQLAAITFCQGMAGLEEAVWLLVHDAQALYGWATLQQRLSEHFAADETVAQAVSARILGCQRQFDRCAGSAREALLRDVADDNPLVALSAQLTRLPERFSAAHLQPLLNAGWEADRIFILLQAVALANWQDRLLMALGETR, from the coding sequence ATGGAACAACGCCGTTCTCCAGGCCATGACCAGTGGTTTTATGAAAGCCAGACCCGTCCGCAGCACAGCGCCGTGGCACCGTTGGTTCCCGAGGCCGCGCATCTTGACGATCGTTTCCTGCTGGGTTTGCAGCAGGAGGCCAGCGCATTGCAGCCACTGTTACAGCGTTTTCAACCCGCGCTGCTGGCGGCGCGCGATCTGAGTCAGATCCTGTTTCCCGATTCATTAACCACGACCCTGACACACACGCTGACGTTATACGATCGCCTCAGCACCGCGCTGACCGTGGCACAGGTCGCGGGTGTACAACGGTTATGCAATCACTATGCGGCGCGCTTGAATCCCCTGCCTGGGCCGGATTCATCGCGCGAAAGTAATAATCGGCTCACGCAAATCACCCAATATGCCCGCCAACTGGCGATGCAACCGGCGTTAATTACCGCCAATAGCATCAATGCATTGGATGCGGTTGGCCTGACCGAACCCGATATCGTCACCCTGAATCAGTTGGTAGGCTTTGTCAGCTATCAGGCGCGCGTCGTGGCGGGGTTACAGGCAATGATTGGCTTGCCGGTGCGCTGGATACCCGGTGTGTCACCGCCCGCCGATGCCGATGCGGCGCTGTTTCAGCCTTCTCCCAGCTGGCAACCTGCACTGAAACCGGTTGAATTACGTTACGCCTCGGCGGAACAACTGGCGGCCATCACCTTTTGTCAGGGCATGGCGGGTCTGGAAGAGGCGGTGTGGTTGCTGGTGCACGACGCTCAGGCGCTGTATGGCTGGGCGACGTTACAGCAACGACTGAGCGAACATTTTGCAGCAGATGAAACCGTGGCTCAGGCAGTGAGCGCACGTATTCTCGGCTGCCAGCGCCAGTTTGATCGCTGCGCCGGAAGCGCACGCGAGGCGCTGCTCAGAGACGTTGCCGACGACAATCCGCTGGTGGCGCTGAGCGCACAGCTGACCCGTTTACCCGAACGTTTCAGTGCCGCCCATCTGCAACCGCTGCTGAATGCCGGTTGGGAAGCGGATCGCATCTTTATCCTGCTACAGGCAGTGGCACTGGCAAACTGGCAGGACCGCCTGCTGATGGCGCTGGGCGAAACACGTTAA
- a CDS encoding LysR family transcriptional regulator: MDIKQLIYLCNLERERHFGRAAEASFVSQPTLSMRLKNLERELGLSLINRSNNFDGFTPEGERVLAWAREIVSVYQGLKLEVESLKHGVNGTLRLGVMPQCSVALPALLKAVEARYPQLDYRVSAMSADQLLEALNSHTVDGGIGFFELNALRELHFQTALLKDSGVEAVFNPDFFPALLEHQTLDLALLASQPLCLAEPTRYFRRYIDSQLRALELLPRVIVESASIMQLLQSAQVGLGVMVSPRGHLLPEMLQNLQRRPINIAPMGRQAALVIAEPGRATPLAQHFFDEARGHLPD; this comes from the coding sequence ATGGACATCAAACAGTTAATCTACCTTTGCAACCTTGAGCGCGAGCGCCATTTTGGCCGTGCGGCGGAAGCCAGCTTTGTCAGTCAGCCGACGTTATCGATGCGCCTGAAAAATCTTGAGCGCGAACTGGGCCTGTCCTTGATCAACCGCAGCAACAATTTTGATGGTTTTACCCCGGAAGGCGAACGGGTGCTGGCGTGGGCGCGTGAGATTGTTTCGGTCTATCAGGGACTGAAGCTGGAAGTGGAATCGCTGAAACACGGGGTAAATGGCACCCTGCGCCTTGGCGTGATGCCGCAGTGCAGCGTGGCATTACCCGCGTTGCTGAAAGCGGTGGAAGCCCGTTATCCGCAACTCGACTACCGGGTGTCGGCGATGAGCGCGGACCAACTGCTGGAAGCGCTGAACAGCCATACCGTCGATGGTGGCATTGGTTTTTTTGAACTCAATGCGCTGCGTGAGCTGCATTTCCAGACCGCACTGCTGAAGGACAGCGGTGTGGAGGCGGTGTTCAACCCCGATTTTTTTCCTGCGCTGCTGGAACATCAGACGTTGGATCTGGCATTGCTCGCCAGCCAGCCTTTGTGTCTCGCTGAGCCGACCCGCTATTTCCGTCGCTATATTGACAGTCAGTTGCGGGCGCTGGAGCTACTGCCCCGGGTGATTGTCGAAAGCGCGTCGATTATGCAGCTACTGCAAAGCGCCCAGGTGGGATTGGGGGTGATGGTGTCACCGCGCGGGCATCTGCTGCCAGAGATGCTGCAAAATCTGCAACGCCGACCGATTAATATCGCCCCGATGGGACGGCAGGCCGCGTTGGTGATTGCTGAGCCGGGCAGGGCGACGCCGCTGGCTCAACATTTCTTCGACGAAGCGCGCGGACACTTGCCCGATTAA
- a CDS encoding YoaK family protein produces the protein MLLSTESSRTYNTDRRLACTLAAVAGALNTAAFETVGFFSANMTGNVSLLSDHLAKVDLHIGLFFLVIILLFIAGSSVSTLIINAGRRREIRGIYAINIFIEGIALLVLGVLESWFPNNDSGMQLILSLSFLLGLQNAVVTRISNARVRTTHVSGTSTDIGIELAMLLDVLRRKESPKDAPLYIERLKLHLFTVLAFLGGGVVGIVLLKAISFKLLLMIGLMLTMMSLTALHRARQVAR, from the coding sequence ATGCTGTTAAGCACTGAGAGTTCCAGAACGTATAATACTGACCGCCGTCTTGCCTGTACGCTGGCGGCGGTAGCCGGAGCGCTAAATACCGCTGCGTTTGAAACCGTGGGTTTTTTCTCGGCCAATATGACCGGTAACGTCTCGTTACTGTCGGATCATCTGGCCAAAGTTGATCTGCATATCGGCCTGTTTTTCCTGGTGATTATTCTGTTGTTTATCGCCGGGTCCTCCGTCTCGACCTTGATTATCAACGCCGGGCGGCGGCGTGAGATTCGCGGTATCTATGCCATCAATATCTTTATCGAGGGTATCGCCTTGCTGGTGCTTGGCGTGCTGGAGAGTTGGTTTCCCAATAACGATTCCGGCATGCAGCTGATTCTCAGCCTGAGTTTCTTGCTGGGATTGCAGAATGCGGTGGTGACACGGATTTCCAACGCACGCGTCAGGACCACGCATGTGTCAGGCACCTCGACTGATATCGGGATTGAGCTGGCGATGCTGCTGGATGTTCTGCGCCGTAAAGAGTCGCCGAAAGATGCTCCGTTATATATTGAACGACTGAAGCTGCATCTGTTCACGGTACTGGCCTTTCTCGGCGGGGGCGTGGTGGGGATCGTGCTGCTGAAAGCCATCAGCTTCAAATTGTTATTAATGATTGGCCTGATGTTGACGATGATGTCACTGACTGCCCTGCATCGCGCCCGCCAGGTGGCGCGATAA
- a CDS encoding PTS transporter subunit EIIC → MKNLASQIHAFGKALMMPISVIAAAGIFLGLAAAMQNPAITGDAFAHLQVPQLIIGFIRKVAGALFANLPVFFAVASAIGLAKAEKPTAAFAAVIGYIVMNVGISTTLAAKGLTAATTTPQALQAAGMDQTTAMMTSAEYIDMLGIFTYNMSVLGGVIAGLITVALHNRFYTQQLPTAISFFGGRRFVPIVTVVVLPLIGVLLALIWPTIGAAIAWVGQMIGKSGQYGAFLLGACERLLIPTGLHHILNETVRFTPIGGMATVEGHTIVGALNIFNTSLTNPGAIPDDTVRAATQFLAQGKIPVMMFGLPAAALAIYHTARPEHKQRVKALMLAGALTSFTTGITEPLEFCFIFVSPVLYILHALLMGLSFMLMSLLHLMIGNVQGGAIDLVVFGILGGSKTHWWWTLVLGVIYVPIYYYGFRFVITRMGVETPGRESDDEQKPQQVAADERTKVIISGLGGEGNIEDVDCCFTRLRVRVKQMNEVVDQTLMTTGANGVNRVSEHDVQVIYGPQVEKIANEVKSALGVA, encoded by the coding sequence ATGAAGAATCTGGCCAGCCAAATTCACGCCTTCGGTAAAGCCTTGATGATGCCCATCTCGGTGATTGCCGCCGCCGGGATCTTCCTCGGCCTCGCCGCGGCGATGCAGAACCCGGCAATCACCGGGGATGCATTCGCGCACCTGCAGGTGCCGCAGTTGATCATTGGTTTTATCCGTAAAGTCGCGGGTGCGTTGTTCGCCAACCTGCCGGTGTTCTTTGCTGTTGCCAGTGCGATTGGACTGGCAAAAGCAGAGAAACCCACCGCCGCCTTTGCCGCTGTGATTGGCTATATCGTCATGAATGTCGGCATCAGTACTACGCTGGCCGCCAAAGGGCTAACCGCCGCGACCACCACGCCGCAAGCGTTGCAGGCAGCCGGGATGGACCAGACCACGGCCATGATGACCTCGGCAGAATATATCGACATGCTGGGGATCTTCACTTACAACATGAGCGTGCTCGGCGGGGTAATTGCCGGGCTGATCACCGTAGCGCTGCATAACCGTTTTTATACTCAGCAACTGCCCACCGCCATCAGCTTTTTCGGTGGGCGGCGCTTCGTGCCGATTGTTACCGTGGTGGTGTTGCCGTTAATTGGCGTGTTGCTGGCGTTAATCTGGCCGACTATCGGTGCCGCTATCGCCTGGGTAGGGCAGATGATCGGAAAAAGCGGTCAGTACGGGGCGTTCTTATTGGGTGCCTGCGAACGTCTGCTGATCCCAACCGGTTTGCACCATATCCTCAACGAAACCGTGCGTTTCACCCCGATTGGCGGCATGGCGACGGTGGAGGGACACACCATTGTCGGGGCGCTGAACATCTTTAACACCTCGCTGACCAACCCGGGAGCGATCCCGGATGACACGGTGCGGGCCGCTACGCAATTTCTCGCGCAGGGTAAAATTCCGGTGATGATGTTCGGCCTGCCAGCGGCGGCGCTGGCGATTTACCACACCGCGCGTCCGGAACATAAGCAACGCGTCAAAGCCCTGATGCTGGCGGGGGCGCTCACCTCCTTTACCACCGGTATCACCGAGCCGCTGGAGTTCTGTTTTATCTTCGTCTCGCCGGTGCTTTACATTCTGCATGCCTTGTTGATGGGGCTGTCGTTTATGTTGATGTCGCTGCTGCATCTGATGATTGGCAACGTGCAGGGCGGTGCGATTGATTTGGTGGTGTTCGGCATACTCGGCGGCAGCAAAACCCACTGGTGGTGGACGCTGGTGCTGGGGGTGATTTACGTCCCGATTTACTACTACGGTTTCCGTTTTGTGATCACCCGTATGGGGGTGGAAACACCGGGACGCGAATCCGACGATGAGCAAAAACCGCAACAGGTGGCTGCGGATGAACGTACCAAGGTGATCATCAGCGGGCTGGGCGGTGAGGGCAATATCGAGGACGTCGATTGCTGCTTTACCCGCCTGCGCGTCCGCGTTAAGCAGATGAATGAAGTAGTGGATCAGACGCTGATGACCACCGGTGCCAATGGCGTCAATCGCGTTAGCGAGCATGATGTGCAGGTGATTTACGGCCCGCAGGTGGAGAAAATCGCTAACGAAGTGAAGAGTGCGCTGGGTGTCGCCTGA